CTTTTAAACATTAGGAGTGCAAGTTTAATGTAATCATTGCTtctttaacactgaaaatattatggatttattttttaaaaaaacttaaaaatacgGCACCACTCCATAAACAATGTTTCCATTAAGTAGCTTGGAAAATTAGGCTTTATGTCAACATTTGTAAAAATTAGAATCTGATGTAGGTCCCctacaattttaaaataggttACTtatctgatttaatttttgatGGCATGTAGGTATTATACTTCACATTCTTTATATGGCAGCTGCTGACACTTGCACTGTCCGTAGCCATTAATGATGATGAAGGGTCCTTCGTGGGTGGGTTCATATTCGTTATAGGGTCCTTGGTCTGATATATTTGCCATATGCAGCCGTGTTTGGGATCGGAGCTGCCTGTGGTTTTGGATCATTGAGCACTGCCTAATTCTTCGTAATGTGGGAGGGCAGCACTTCCTGGAGATGAACActataaaaatgataaaaaagaaagaaaacaataaagccATTGTTCCTGTAATTACCCTCTGAGTGAAGATGGCATTGTTTGGCTCAGGGAAATGTTCTTCGGTGGTAACGACCATGCCTGCCGTAGTTGGAATCTCTTTGTCTCCCATATGGAAATGAGAAGAGCTTATTCTTTTTGTGTACTCGGTAGTTGGAGCTGTGTATGTCGTAGCCACGGGCGTAACAACAGTCGATAAATTCCAGCAAAGCTGAAAACCATACACTGCATCCAGAATGTCCTCTCCCTGGGTGTGGTCGGGGCTATGGCAGAGGATGGAGTGCTCCCACCGACCTTGGAAGCCACTCAACCATGTGGCCAAGGCGCAGATCTTTGGGCTGCATTCCCACAGATTGCCGGAGAGGCCCACGGTGGTGAGGGCTGTCAGGGAACTTAAGATCTTGGAATCCAGAGTGGTGAGCTTGTTGTTATCCATTAGGAGGGTTTTAAGGTTAGGCATAGTTTCAAAGACGGTTAGGTCAATGGCTTTGATCTCGTTTCCAGTCAAATCGAGCTTTTCTAAGGTGCCCCAGGTCCACTCCATCCCACATGTCAAGTTGCTGATTTTGTTCCACTGCAAGAAGAGGGTGTGCAGGCTGCTCAGCCGGAGGAAGTGAGCAAAATTAATCTTTGTCAGCTGGTTGTGCTCTAGGTGAAGCTCCCTCAGCTTGATTAATCCCGCAAATCCATTGCGAGCCAAACTTCGCAAGCGGTTTGTGCTCAAATCCAGGAACTCCAGGCTACGACAGTCCCAGAACAGGCGGACCGGGATGGTCCGCAGAGAGTTGGATCGCAAGTGCAAGGTCTGTAGCTTGCGAAGGCCGTAGAAGAGCTCGGGGTGCAGAGAGGATAACTGATTAAAAGAGAGGTCCAAATTCTGCAGGTTAAGCAGTTGGCTAAAAGTTGTGTTTGGCAAATGAAAGATTTTGTTGGAACTTAAGACTAATTCCTTAAGTTTATACAGTCCTTGAAAAGAATCTTCTCTGACTGTTGCAATTTGATTATGATCTAAGTGAAGCCAAGTAAGTTGACTGAAGCTTGCAAATTGATCCCTTTCAAGTTCAGAAATATAATTGTGCCTCAGTGACAAACCTAGCGAGCCCTTTTCAGTGGTGTTTGGCACTGAGTGAAACCCCTGAGAGTCACAGTAAAAGAGCAGCTTCTCACAGCGACATTTTGGTGGACAAGCCATGCCCAAGGCaggcagcatttttaaaaccataCTCATTGCATATAGTGCTGCCAGCATACGAGCCCCTAATGGCCACTTGAAATGTAAGCCTGCAGAATATAATTTAGGAAAACAACAAGATAGGATAGCCTTATCAGTACACTTTGAACATCACGATGGAAGATTTCACTGCAGATAACATTGCCATGCATTTCCGACAAGCTAATTCTAAATGCAAGAAACAACTTACTACGAAAAACAGAATACTTGGTTATTACACTTAGGATGAGTCTTTATCTCTATTACGGAGGATTACAGTGTCACAattggaaaacacttttttcataAGGTTCAGTGCAGAAAAATTTGCTTTAGCATCTAACGGCTCCTTTAAAGCATAGCCGGTCATTCATTATACAAGGTATATAG
The DNA window shown above is from Falco naumanni isolate bFalNau1 chromosome 8, bFalNau1.pat, whole genome shotgun sequence and carries:
- the LRRTM2 gene encoding leucine-rich repeat transmembrane neuronal protein 2 isoform X1, whose translation is MGLHFKWPLGARMLAALYAMSMVLKMLPALGMACPPKCRCEKLLFYCDSQGFHSVPNTTEKGSLGLSLRHNYISELERDQFASFSQLTWLHLDHNQIATVREDSFQGLYKLKELVLSSNKIFHLPNTTFSQLLNLQNLDLSFNQLSSLHPELFYGLRKLQTLHLRSNSLRTIPVRLFWDCRSLEFLDLSTNRLRSLARNGFAGLIKLRELHLEHNQLTKINFAHFLRLSSLHTLFLQWNKISNLTCGMEWTWGTLEKLDLTGNEIKAIDLTVFETMPNLKTLLMDNNKLTTLDSKILSSLTALTTVGLSGNLWECSPKICALATWLSGFQGRWEHSILCHSPDHTQGEDILDAVYGFQLCWNLSTVVTPVATTYTAPTTEYTKRISSSHFHMGDKEIPTTAGMVVTTEEHFPEPNNAIFTQRVITGTMALLFSFFFIIFIVFISRKCCPPTLRRIRQCSMIQNHRQLRSQTRLHMANISDQGPYNEYEPTHEGPFIIINGYGQCKCQQLPYKECEV
- the LRRTM2 gene encoding leucine-rich repeat transmembrane neuronal protein 2 isoform X3, whose amino-acid sequence is MQPPMYSKEWLFYGLRKLQTLHLRSNSLRTIPVRLFWDCRSLEFLDLSTNRLRSLARNGFAGLIKLRELHLEHNQLTKINFAHFLRLSSLHTLFLQWNKISNLTCGMEWTWGTLEKLDLTGNEIKAIDLTVFETMPNLKTLLMDNNKLTTLDSKILSSLTALTTVGLSGNLWECSPKICALATWLSGFQGRWEHSILCHSPDHTQGEDILDAVYGFQLCWNLSTVVTPVATTYTAPTTEYTKRISSSHFHMGDKEIPTTAGMVVTTEEHFPEPNNAIFTQRVITGTMALLFSFFFIIFIVFISRKCCPPTLRRIRQCSMIQNHRQLRSQTRLHMANISDQGPYNEYEPTHEGPFIIINGYGQCKCQQLPYKECEV
- the LRRTM2 gene encoding leucine-rich repeat transmembrane neuronal protein 2 isoform X2 — its product is MQPPMYSKEWLSSLHPELFYGLRKLQTLHLRSNSLRTIPVRLFWDCRSLEFLDLSTNRLRSLARNGFAGLIKLRELHLEHNQLTKINFAHFLRLSSLHTLFLQWNKISNLTCGMEWTWGTLEKLDLTGNEIKAIDLTVFETMPNLKTLLMDNNKLTTLDSKILSSLTALTTVGLSGNLWECSPKICALATWLSGFQGRWEHSILCHSPDHTQGEDILDAVYGFQLCWNLSTVVTPVATTYTAPTTEYTKRISSSHFHMGDKEIPTTAGMVVTTEEHFPEPNNAIFTQRVITGTMALLFSFFFIIFIVFISRKCCPPTLRRIRQCSMIQNHRQLRSQTRLHMANISDQGPYNEYEPTHEGPFIIINGYGQCKCQQLPYKECEV